The DNA sequence tataatccacttctaagcaggtaatataagattataaatataatatgaaataattactgtggtataataatacagaacaatataatctctaaaaccaggacagtaaataaagaccaacactctgaaagcagggaaattgggaattccagaggaaacaatcagggccaggtaacacttcccaacaaaggattcccccaggcaggaagcagccaggctttgaagctacagggccattaaatgctaataagGGTGCCTAATttcaacattcatacctgccacaccgaaactattaattgctattcaaactggccaaccaaggattccgcaaagtagaaagcggccaggattgcaagcagcaaggctattcagtgcttttcaacctggcaaaccaagatttcccctaggtgaaaaatccccaggctttgaagccacaaggctactccgtcccattcaacctggcctagtaaggatgccctatgtaaaaagcggccaggcttttaagctgcaagactattcagtgcaattcaagctgcccaaacaatgattcccctacaaaggaagtagccaggcttcaaagtggctctttgattgagggtgctactccagctactccagaaaacggccaggttttgagactgcaagactattcactgttatttcacctggccaacaaatcattcccataagccacagcaatgcatggctgggcaaagcatgtataaatgcacattcatatggaacaataaaaaaaagaaagatcagctttaaaatggtaacacaaagttgtgacaaggaagcacaaagcgcAAAGTGAAGAGGCTGGAGCATCATTTTCTTtacactgtactcattccagcctctctccttctcttgctctctccccctctctctattcttgaagccaaacataccaggaataaaaaccacacaaaatcaaataacccaaagtttctcaaagtggacaagaacaAAGTGGACCACATcacccaaagcagacaagaacatGAGGTACAGaagcatgaggcatggaggctgctcccttgaagtccTGAAGCCCTGTAATCTcatgctagtgctccctctggcgctagctcttaactcaaaatactgcTCTTAAATCAAAGCATAACCTGGACCAAACGACAGTTGTTAACTCAAAACGCtgttaagtagaggttccactgtagttCTTTTTAACTCTTTTTAACACAGAGAATTTAATGGGACTTTAATTGTAATTATGGTAGTCCTATTCATTTTAATGGAATTACTCTAGCAAAAACTAACATTGAATTAAGCCATATCTATACATACACCTAAATAGCATTATTCACAattctaataataacaataaatcccAAGATATTAAAATAACCAGTATAATTTGTTTCCAATTTGTCTCGGATTTCATTTTTTACGCTGTACCCTtctttgatattttttaaaaactttttttttcagaacagtctcagggctcttccagacaggcatttaaTCCAGAGTAAAAAGGTGGGATTAAAACCCCCGGTATTTTAAGGAGAGTTCTCTCATGGATCCATCTGTCTGGGTAATGGTCTCGTGGCATCCAGAAATATTTTGATAATGCGGATTGAAGGGAACTGCAAAAGGTATGGGACATCCGctggaagttttcttttaatttttttttcttattgaccCTCCGAGATGCACTGCACCACATGTGTGCTGATGCAGATAGAAcaaagtgcacacaagcagatttcctgTCATCACCTCTCCTCACCTTCCTGGTTCCTTTAAGCTTGCCCCCTTGAACCTCAGTTCCCTTTGgagtcacttgcctgccatgctggtacCCACTGTGTAAATTTAAGCTCTGTTTCATTTCAGAAATAGgaaaacaaaggaatggttggagaCAATTCTCATGGGAATCGCTTTCCTCTCGTGCTTCCATTTGTCTCCATCTGTTTTCATTcctcatcagctgtttcgggACTATCAAATGAGGATAAGTGCTGGAGCAATCTACACCAGCGTATCACAAGGAACTCTTGTGATTTTTTGTGCAGGAATATGTTCTGCAGTAGCACATTTTTCACCCGATCGTGGGTTTTAAGTGAAcctttttatcatgtgtttttcatGCCATACCATGATCCAGCATGCATTTTGGTGTGCATCATCTAGCCACCTCCTCCATCCTACTTTCTTTCGGAATTTAAGGCCTGTGTAGAACAGGCCTCAGCACACATGCCATTGCAATCTAATCTTGAAACGAATTGTATTTACACCTAAGGTGTGGGGATTACCGTTTTAGCTTCCTTATAAAAGAAGTGATCCTGTTCAGGAATTTTGCCTTCAGGAATGCTTTGAGATTTGTGATAACTGTAAGATAGATAGCAGCTTTACCACTTGAAATTTATTCTTTAGGAGACACTTTTAAGTCTCTCTTGGCTGCATGAAGATAATGGGCTTACAATCCTTAAGGGAAAGtgcctttccttttctccaaCCTTTGCCTGATCTTTTGAAACAACACAGGACTTGAAAAGATTTGTTGAGAACATAAAAACTGACATTAAAGAAGTGAGAGAGGTAATGTGAGAGGATTCTTGAAAAGAAGGaccgaggaaggcatgcagtggctaagagccctctggagcactctcggccatctcctgtctcaccctccttgcAGCATAATGCCTGGCCATCCTCTCTTCCAGCCCGGCCCGGCCCTCTGAgccaggcccacaatgtggccccaagacaaaaaagtttgcccatgccccatCATCCCTCCAATCCACCACTTTGCAGGTGTCCTTCCGCCcctctctccttttttcctttcctgtgAAGTTTGTTTCTTGCTGTTTACATTTTGCAATGCTCTGGTGGATTAAAACTCAAGCATTAAATGACCCTTCTGGAAATGAGATACAGTGGCAAAATAAGAAGGCAAAACAGTGGCAAAACAGGAGAGCATATTTGCTAGATTCCTGAATCCACAGTtcagagggcccttctacacagcccaaAACCTGCGACCCATCACAGATTAACCTGCGGTGTCAAGAATCCAAACACATTTAATCCTTAGATATGTGTGGGTTAGAACCATAAAGCATGGATTCTGTTGGATTTATTCTTTGTAAGCCTTAAAAACCATTTTACTGGTGTATCAGGATCTGGCACTGAATCTTGAAACAATAGTAACATTGATAACAGCAAGAGAAacctattatttaaaataatgtttagttTTATCCTTAACAGCTGTCTATCACTTATATTATCTCAATAGGATAGCATATATGACTTAGCTGATAAATGTTTTATGCACACATTGGCCAGTTATTTACCAGTTGCATTCTACTTATCGAAATTAGGCTGTGCAGATCCTGCTTATTTTCCCCAGTTGTTAAAGCTAGCTGATATAAATTATGAGAAATCGAATACAAGATAGATTAGTTCTGTCAAGCTTTTAAGCCCCTCATCTTTACTGAAACTTCTTGGAGCACCTAGAAAATTTTCCAGCTTTACACTGATAAAGACCAAAAAAGGTGGTTTTCACTAAACTGTAGGattaaagtttaaaaaaacaaaacaaaaaaaacaaaaaagaaattttaaacaACTGAGGATACCTTTTGATCTGGCAACATGGGCAGTCCACGAGGGTATCTTGTGATATTGTTCATGTAGTATTCAGTCTTTTGCCAGTCTTCATTCCACTTCTGAACCTTGTATTGAGGCTGACACTTTGTAATCCTTTCCAGAATGACACGATTCTCTCGGCTTATTCTTAGTAATTCTTGCTCTCGTATTTTTCTGTTTAAGCTAAAGGAcaagatatatctatatatctggggGGGAAACTTTTTGAATTCTTATCTCTAGTTAGCTTAGCTAACATTCTCTCTTATGGTGTTTCATATATTTAGACagttatttgttttatatataataattgttattttatCTAATGAATACATTTCACACTACATTTCTGTTTCATCTTCTTCATCTGACTTTTTGGTACTTTTTCCCTTTTCAAaggttattgtatttttactggTTTAAATTTTCTTTCAGTGGCTTTGAATTGTGCATAAACACAAAAGTAGGAGCTGTATATATTGTCATTAATAGGAAAgggtgaatgtaaataagtaaataagtaaaaggACAGCTATgactatattaataattattatttcttttatttttaacctgctttTCTCCCCATATAGGGtctcaaggtggccagttgagtttttcatttttgtgtgCTAGACACAAGGAACATTAGAAACAGAAAACAGTCAGATCTGTTTGTAAATTTCAACACAGTAATATATGGAAGCACTAGATCACCAATCATACCTGCAACTTTCGCTAGCAAATATTTCCAGttaagtattttattttgcaaaactgATTAGGCTAAATTctaattatgtaataataatcatccaTGATCATTTTTCTGTGTTCTTCTCCAGAAAGGAAATTACATCAGAAAAAcaaatctcagttatccaacaggGAAAGAGCTGCTTCACTTAGGCTGCaagtactttattttatttatttatttatttacaacatttatatcccgcccttctcaccctaagggactcagggcggcgtacaaattggcaacaattcaatgcctacacataattaaaacagcaatgaaaatccaataaaacaatttaaacaatataaaaatataaaacatatgattaaaatccataaaTTTGGCATAAATCAAATACTTTTAGTAGGCATATCTTTTGAACAGAGTTTCATAGGAAACTCAGTATGTTGGTTTTTGAAACAATATTTATATGGAAAACTGATAGGAAATTCTTCTTGCTGCTCTGTGCTGGGCATTATCTACACTGttgtgttgactcatataatccagttcaaagcagataatctggattatccacattgataatctgaattatattgcagtgtagatccagcctatgaatTATGTTAATCTCAAACTACTGGCTTCACACTGTAATTCAGCCTAAATACTACTGCTTGAATTTTAGAAGTTAGCATGAGTCTGGCAATCAGTTGTCCTAAACATGTATTGAGTACTTATAACATATCTAGTCACAATTGATTTTTCCCATGactcgtaaaggtaaaggtttctctttgacattaagtctagtcgtgtccagctctggaggttggtgcacatctccatttctaagccgaaaaactGGCGTTGTtcttagatgcctccaaggtcatgtggctggcatgactgcctgaAGCACTGGTACCTTCTTGCTGgaatggtacctactgatctactcatatttgcatgttttgaaacttctaggttggctgaagctagggctaacagcggcagctcactcctgctccttggattcaaactgttgaccttttggtcagcaagttcagcagctctgcggtttaacccactgtgccaccagggcatgGCTCATAGATATTCAGATATATCAAAAGCACTGCTTGCAAAATGTTGAGGGAGTAGCTTTATTAGTCTTTTGCAGAAATAATAGAGACTTGTGGAACCTGAACTATGGACTGGAGTTGTTGATAGAAAATATACTGGTTTTTACTTCAGTTATTTACAACTTCCtaccattttctttttctattgtcATCCTGCATTGTCATGAGATTTTGTACATTTGAGAAATATGTAACTGGAAAACTTTCTCTCATTCCGATTGTAAGCCTTACCTTTTGGCCTCGTATTCATTTTTGTTATCAACTCTTCCCGTAGTTCTCATAATATGAGATATCTTCCTGAGTAGCAGATAGTTGTCTCTCTCAATGATTGACAAACGTTCCTTTTCcagcttaaaatattttaaaagacagaaGAATTATTTTGCAAATCATTTATTCCTTACATCCCTCCCTCCAGTAACAAATGACTATCATCACAGCCAGTTTTGCTTTGGGACATGAGTGAAGGACAGGGATAGGTAATATGTGACTCTCCAATcaaattgcaattcccatcacccATCACGTCTGGCTTTGCTGGATACAGCTGAAaggaattgcagtccagcaatatctggaagaCCCCATGTTCCCCATCCTTATTTTAGGCACTTTTCTTTTAGaatagaactagctgtgcccggccacgcattgctgttgtgaagtatggtggtatgggaaataaagtattgaggaattggtggtagttaaggtaaagggtaaaggttttccccagacattaagtccagtcgtgtcttactctggaggttggtgctcatctccatttctaagccgaagagccggcgttgtctgtagactcctccaaggtcatgtgggatgactacatggagcggcgttaccttcccgccggagcagtacctattgatgcactcacatttgcatgttttcgaacttctgggttggcagaagctggggctaacagtgggggctctctccgctcccccaattcaaacctgtggccttttggtccagaagttcagcagctcagcgctttaacacgctgcgccatcaggggatattatttcctaaaggttgtgaatatacaatatttctgattggttttttttgtttgttggaggcaagtatgaatgctgcaattaggaaaaatgattaggatgtaatggccttgccgctttaaagcctggctgtttcctccctgagtgaattttttgttgggaggtgttagctggccctgattgtttcctgtctggaattcccttgttttcagagtggtgttgtttgcgatattctactgtctgtggccctgagaaaacagaggatttgccagactttgatgatgggaatacttttttgggaggtgttagctggccctgattgtttcctgtgtggaattcccctgtttatttattgtcctggttttagagattatattgttctgcattattctatcccagtaattatttcatattaaagaagaatctcacttatccaacattcgcttatacaatgctctggattatccaacgcattctgccttttcataatcaatgtttttgtagtcagtgttttaaattcattgtgatattttagtggtaaatttgtaaatacagtacagtagagtctcacttatccaacataaacgggccggcagaacgttggataagcgaatatgttggataatgaggaattaaggataaccctattaaacatcaaattaagttatgattttacaaattaagcaccaaaacatcatgttagacaacaaatttgtcagaaaaagtagttcaatacacagtaatgctatatactaattactgtatttatgaatttagcaccaaaatatcacgatatattgaaagcattgactacaaaaatgcgttggataatccagaacgttggataagcaagtgttggataagtgagactctactgtaaatactacatagcattactgcgcatggaactactttttctgtcaaatttgttgtataatatgatgtttggtgcttaatttgtataacgattacctaatttgatgtttaattggctttttctgaatcccttcttattatccaacatattcacttatcctgccggcctgtttacgttggataagtgagactctactgtatatttctaatcttatattatctgctcagaactggattatatgaggctccacagctgtataaaatgcacactgaagtggattatatggcagtgtggactcaagataatccagtgcaaagcagataatataagattataaatgggttatatagctgtgttgaagggccttgagtctacactgccatataatccagtgcaaattagataatctgtggaagaagtctaagtgaggcctaaatctgcctgtcccctaactgaaacctggctgtcccttggttgctaggcaaccaagtgggcagagattagccctctaaactggcagcaattggataaaaaaaattattgctctccctctagttaggactttatttttcttttctttttgttgtatcaaccttgaggcgtggatgatgggttgtgttgtcaaattttgaggttggggggcctgtacttttgttgttttgtgaatcgccgtgatgccatcactcttttatatatatagattcacaaTAAATGTTTTAAGAGTAGGAGATTTTGCCATCATTTAGAACATAGTAAAATTGCATTTTAAGATATGCAGAATGTTCCCAATCATTCAAGTTAATGAGAAACAGGAGGAGACCATTGCAACATCATACCAGAGGTCTGAATAAAATTCCTACTTGGATCAGTGAGAATCCAGTTATTATAGGGAAATCAAAAGGCACAGCTTTAAAGCAACATATTTCTCCCCAAATATTATTTCCCAACAGCTGCAatagtttctctttttttctaccAACTCCAGgtcatctagttcaaagcagatactgtgggattttctaccctgatattatgggttatatggctgagtggaagggcccataggatggagctacactgccctatatcccaggatctgatctgaaattatctgctttgaactggattatatgagactacactgccagataatctgggataaaaagatgatctggtatcagatccttggatataaagcagtgtagatccagcctgagaattACAGCAACCCTCATTTATCAAAGGCAAGTACCTCTGATTTTAATTGTACTCAATTTATTTATGTACCATATTTTCcgcaatgcattttaaaatgcttCACCAAAAAAATTGAGAATTATAATGCACCATAACACGACTGTATTAAGAGTATCTTAAAACATTTCataaattaaaataagaacaCCTATCAGTTGGTCAGATTACAGTATTAAATACTGATAATATCAACTTTATACTTGCATCACACAATTAAGTGAATGATTCACATTAAGAGCATTACAAAATAGACATTCACATCGAAGACACAGACTTCTGATCTATGGTATGTTTATGCTGACACCTGAACTTGGCAACAATTAGCACTGTATTTTGTTCTCTTTAAATAGGATATCGCTTTACTCCATGTTTTTCTTCTCCGCTATTTTATAGCACTGGCTGCTACCAGTTGATGTTACAGTAAATCAATGGACCATATCggtcaatatttcacagatgaaaactgggacaagtGTGGCCAAGCCACATTAGACTGTAATCCAGATAGGAAAAGTTATTTATGAGGAGGAACAGGCAAACTGCAGCAGTCTGCGTTTGCATAAGCCATCCTCTTTCCTTTGCTGAGTTAATTCAGtccaaactatttttgcactctGAACCCATCAGTTTGCATCCACTAAAGTAATTTGAGGGTAAAGAAGGAaactgggaggaggagagagaaaccacACTTTTTTAAAAGCAGGTAGAGAGAGCATTAATTGGGACTATCTCTACCAAATGAGGACTTTTGTTGGGTATGATAGCTCAATGATCATTGCATTTGTGCGTGACTGAGGATGCTGCTTGCCCTCAGTAAGCCATAAGTCCCGTGGTTCTCTGGTTTGTATGATGTTTGAAAGTGACCAATGTAACTTGTCTACCTAAAGGTTCACACCTGTACACACCTGTACTAACTAAGTGACCTAGGAAAGACTCGATGGAATTCAATCACATTTTCAGCATAGAAAGATCTAAGACAGAGATGGGCAGCTGCGGTTAGTGGGCCTTATGACCCCATGAGAATGCAGGACATCCTCATCTTCAATTTGTATGGTTGGGTGTTTTAAATCAAAATGCTTCATGTGCTATCTAGGGAGATAATTTTTCCACCACCATCCCCTCCCATTACACTACTTGAGGGAGTATCTTCTCCCttaaatttgaaaacatttctatCAACATCCAAGTTAGGAGAAAGGCTCGATAAGTCTCATATTATTACAAAATTGTCCTCTTGCATcctaagctggatctacactggcctatgtttcaggatctgatcccagattatctggcaatgtagactcatataatccagttcaaagcagatcagatcctggactatagggcagtgtagattcagacctAGAGGGCACACGGTggctcttttaaaataaaacattttttaaaaaaacccaccaaatTATAAGCAGCAATGTACCTTGAGTTTTCTTAACTTCAAATGAAGATGCCCATATGTTGGAGGAGGAGAGGTATCTACCACAGGTTTGGCTGTCTGGAGCTGGAGCAGAAAAAAACCACCTATTTTTGGAGAGACTTATCTTTTCCATTAGGATGAAAGCAAATATCTGTATTATTGCATTTTGAACACTTCCAGCAGTATGTATACTCTACATATATCAATATGTTCAGTGGGACTTTCTCTTAGGTAAGACACAAAAGCTCAGCAGTAAGAAAGAATGTCTCTACAAGGAGAGCAAAAGAGAGTATTGCCCCTGAAAGTTTCCTTTCATCTCCAAATTTATAGCATTTGAGTCATTTAAAACTTTAATTGAGTATTTAGAAGTTCAGCCTAGTCTACTTTGTCTGGGTTACAACACATAAGGCCATTATAGAGCAAATTCTCTTCCCAATCTGAGCATATATTTCCTTCTGTCTTTTAAAACCTAACTTATAGTTTTAGTTTAATTTTAGGTGTTctataaatatgttttttaattCTTCATTTATTAAATTGTAAAACATAGCACCAAAATTAATAACCCCCTTATAAGTGTGTTTTAGAAACAATAATGAGGATACAAACTAACAGCAAACATTTAGAAAAACTCTAAGCAGGCCTAGAAAGCTGAGATTtctattggaagatctgtattattatattccaaCATAAATCAACATTTCTTCCACGAAATCTGCAACAAAGAGTTATTTATACAGAATAGTGGTGTGAATATTTATGCCTGTGTGTAGGGTGTTCCTCACTTATTTCACTGTGGTAGGGCGAAAACTCACTCATTAATAACTGTCACTGCTAAATGCATGTGtgacttcttactggaaaaatggATGCCCATAACAGGAAAAAATAAGGCACCTATGGCAATTGACACCGTTTTTATTTAgagggaaaaaaatcagtttctCTGTACTGTGGTCATGAAATTTTACTTTGATTTTAAATGTGGGGTCAAGAAGAAGTCATATTCAGTGAACACGGAAACAACAAGTTAAGCAATAGCTAATTGTTTATTATATCTTTGGCAGAAACGCAAAGGCATTTCCTTTCAACAAGTTTGGCATGGCACAAGCAGCCCGTTCTGCCTGTCAAGACTGAGGTATGCTTACCCGTTTCATGTGTTCTTCATACGTCACTTTGTCCCACTTTTGCTGAAGGTATTTATTGCCACACGGCAAAATTGGCTGGTAAGCGCGATGCATCTTAAAACAATGAAATATCTCCAAATCTAAACTCTTTCAAAGTGGATGAGTCATTCCCAACCAGGACCTTCTTGAACTAAGCTCTTAACAACAACGGTGTGTTTGGAGCAGAGTCATGTGGCAGTTGTCATGGTATCATTGAAGCAAAAAGTGAATAGCTGGTGGGAACATTTTAAACAATATGTTCGAGAAATGACAAACAAGTATGTAGGCTCTAAAACAAAGCTACCATTTTCCGGTACATTTatcgctttttaaaaaaaaaaacatttctatgaTCTTGCTGAATGTTTTAACAATGAAAAAAGTGGCTCAGCTAGTAATACTGTTTACAGCACTGCAGACAAAGGTGTGCTTGCACAAATATAATATTTATCTTATAAAGCACTAGTTGTTGTGCGCCAGTACTCAAACAACTACACTGGCTTCCATAAAGGATTAGATACATTATGTAGTTTATCTTTTGTCACTTATTTAAAATGCTTCCCTCCTAAAGGCTTCCTTGTGCATTTCAAAATGTGGTAAATGGCCTCAGCTGGACATCGTAAATAGAATCATTTAGATCACTCTGTGTGAGGACCACATATGAAATATTTCTTGCGTATATGCAAGTCCTTCTGACTTAAAGCAACCCTAACTCAAACCTATCGTGGAGGTTTTTGAGAGTAAAgagtgtcacccagtgggttttccttACAAGTTTGGTTTTCCTTACAAGTTTGGCctagtgggaattcaa is a window from the Anolis carolinensis isolate JA03-04 chromosome 3, rAnoCar3.1.pri, whole genome shotgun sequence genome containing:
- the cfap97d2 gene encoding uncharacterized protein CFAP97D2, whose amino-acid sequence is MHRAYQPILPCGNKYLQQKWDKVTYEEHMKRLQTAKPVVDTSPPPTYGHLHLKLRKLKLEKERLSIIERDNYLLLRKISHIMRTTGRVDNKNEYEAKSLNRKIREQELLRISRENRVILERITKCQPQYKVQKWNEDWQKTEYYMNNITRYPRGLPMLPDQKDQKLNKIEKRRQKEKHLKNECLKDKAGKKELTEHNIEPSKDHQRANSI